A genomic region of Colletotrichum destructivum chromosome 1, complete sequence contains the following coding sequences:
- a CDS encoding Putative histone-binding protein RBBP4 translates to MSKRSADIEMGDAPLKGGDRPEGMEIDEKDPGMGEFEDEFEDEFEEDEIMEAGVDGRPDAEREAEEKEAAVDQGTFIVGRNKLEAGQTLAPDVSTYEMLHNISTPWPCLSFDILRDSLGDNRKVYPATMYTVAGTQAENARANDNQLMVMKFSGLSRTEKNEEESDDEEDDDEDAEPILEHKSIPMNSATNRIRAHQIPSQDASRPPTTLTASMTESSNVFIHDITPHLYSFDNPGTVISTQQNKPVSTIRAHKSEGYALAWSPLVPSGKLLTGDNDGLIYLTTRTDGGGFVTDNRPFQGHTSSVEEILWSPSEQSVFSSASSDGTIRVWDVRSKSRKPALSMQVSSTDVNVMSWSPLTTHLLASGADDGEFAVWDLRQWKQSSTSPSDKPSPIASFNYHKEQVTSIEWHPTDDSIIAVAAGDSTVTLWDLAVELDDEESKDTGGVKDVPPQLLFVHYLSNVKELHWHPQITGSLVATGDEFSIFRTISV, encoded by the exons ATGTCGAAACGATCTGCCGATATCGAGATGGGCGACGCCCCCCTCAAGGGAGGCGATCGCCCCGAGGGTATGGAGATTGACGAGAAGGACCCCGGAATGGGCGAGTTTGAGGACGAGTTCGAGGACGAGTttgaggaggacgagatcATGGAAGCCGGCGTTGACGGACGGCCCGATGCGGAGagagaagccgaggagaaggaag CCGCGGTTGACCAGGGCACCTTCATCGTCGGACGAAACAAGCTCGAAGCCGGACAGACACTCGCGCCCGACGTGTCGACATATGAGATGCTGCACAACATCAGCACCCCATGGCCCTGTTTGTCGTTTGATATCCTCCGCGACAGCCTCGGGGATAACCGCAAAGTCTACCCCGCCACCATGTACACCGTGGCCGGCACACAGGCCGAGAACGCCAGGGCCAACGACAACCAGCTGATGGTTATGAAGTTCAGCGGCCTGAGTCGAACGGAGAAGAACGAGGAGGAAtctgacgacgaggaagacgacgacgaggacgccgaaCCCATTTTGGAGCATAAGTCCATCCCCATGAACTCGGCCACAAACCGAATCCGCGCCCACCAGATCCCGTCGCAAGACGCCTCCAGACCCCCGACTACCCTAACCGCGAGCATGACCGAGTCTTCCAACGTCTTCATCCACGACATTACCCCTCATCTCTACTCCTTCGACAACCCGGGCACCGTCATATCTACCCAACAAAACAAGCCGGTATCGACCATCCGCGCCCACAAATCGGAGGGTTATGCCCTGGCCTGGTCTCCCCTTGTCCCTAGCGGAAAGCTTCTTACCGGTGACAACGATGGCCTGATCTACCTCACAACGCGCaccgatggcggcggcttcgtcacCGACAACCGGCCATTCCAGGGCCACACCAGCAGTGTCGAGGAGATCCTCTGGAGCCCGTCCGAGCAGTCCGTCTTCTCGTCTGCATCAAGCGACGGCACGATCCGCGTCTGGGATGTCCGCAGCAAGAGCAGAAAGCCTGCGTTGTCCATGCAGGTCAGCTCGACCGACGTCAACGTCATGTCGTGGTCGCCTCTCACGACGCACCTGCTCGCCtcgggcgccgacgacggcgaatTTGCCGTCTGGGACCTGCGTCAGTGGAAGCagagctcgacctcgccttCAGACAAGCCCTCGCCGATTGCCAGCTTTAACTACCACAAGGAGCAGGTCACGAGCATCGAGTGGCACCCCACAGACGACAGCATCATtgccgtcgcggcgggcgacaGCACCGTAACCCTCTGGGACTtggccgtcgagctcgacgacgaggagagcaAGGACACTGGAGGCGTCAAGGATGTGCCGCCTCAGCTGCTGTTTGTGCACTACCTGTCCAACGTCAAAGAGCTGCACTGGCACCCCCAGATCACTGGCAGCCTGGTAGCCACAGGTGATGAATTTAGCATCTTCCGCACGATTAGCGTTTAG
- a CDS encoding Putative E3 ubiquitin-protein ligase complex, subunit SLX5/Rfp1, giving the protein MSSASPPYSSPISNSPSQSLHSTSASPSIPHSPASVPASGSTSPASESGSPSIPALPQPLIDSDDVWGGIDDELFYQAGAYQVPDYSSDVLDHRSSTFDSEADAQQDWDPESASQSQSQPSDSDSEESSMSDGLAAHGPLFNDPFSPDLADELELALLAEMDQLPRLREQQTSRGDNREGGMAGQHQNGSGEFGNPADVLVDLELYFQQGHRRPAGGPQNNPNSAPADVIDLTNEPDSPVQTHAPRPAVNPRRQNSQGRNPPSFARSDSSILAGNAPVIDLTDDSPEVPRRRAPILPPPVARPRERSRQPATFGMYNSSNALSGLAAGIRRHLYPFRLFPGPEDDVQLLGIFHNRINQGADLNNPLGNIQLQYEHGAFDQRAERAESPKPVHQAPPPAKSGFTRDTGSDLIVICPACNEELAYDPEIPVNESHPTRKGKRQRSEHHFWALKGCGHVYCEECFENRKPAAKRPNNRFRRDLESKLVCAVDGCETLVANKTSWVGIYL; this is encoded by the exons ATGAGCTCAGCTTCTCCACCATATTCCTCGCCGATATCGAACTCCCCCTCTCAATCCTTACACTCAACCTCAGCCTCTCCTTCGATTCCACACTCTCCGGCCTCTGTCCCTGCCTCGGGCTCGACTTCTCCCGCATCTGAATCGGGTTCACCTTCGATTCCCGCGCTACCCCAACCCTTGatcgactcggacgacgtTTGGGGCGGAATTGACGACGAGCTCTTCTACCAAGCAGGGGCCTACCAAGTCCCAGACTATTCCTCCGACGTTCTTGACCATCGCTCAAGCACGTTCGACTCCGAAGCCGACGCTCAGCAGGATTGGGACCCCGAGTCTGCCTCACAATCACAGTCACAGCCTTCAGACTCCGATTCAGAAGAATCTTCCATGTCGGACGGCCTCGCTGCCCACGGACCCTTGTTCAACGACCCATTTTCACCTGACCTGGCCGACGAACTCGAGCTTGCACTTCTCGCCGAAATGGACCAGTTGCCACGCCTACGCGAACAACAAACGTCTCGTGGGGACAATCGCGAGGGAGGCATGGCCGGACAGCACCAGAACGGCTCGGGGGAATTCGGCAACCCGGCGGATGTTTTAGTCGACTTAGAGCTGTACTTTCAGCAAGGACATCGAAGGCCTGCAGGAGGACCCCAAAACAACCCTAATAGTGCTCCTGCAGACGTCATCGACCTCACGAACGAGCCTGACAGCCCTGTTCAGACACACGCGCCCCGCCCTGCCGTGAACCCGAGAAGACAGAACTCTCAGGGCAGGAACCCACCGTCGTTTGCGCGTAGCGATAGTAGCATTCTCGCCGGCAACGCGCCAGTCATCGACCTCACCGACGACTCTCCTGAGGTCCCGCGCAGGCGTGCACCCATCTTGCCCCCCCCGGTTGCCCGGCCTCGTGAGCGCAGCAGACAACCGGCAACCTTTGGAATGTACAACTCGAGCAATGCACTTAGCGGACTAGCAGCAGGCATACGTCGCCATCTCTACCCGTTCCGACTCTTCCCCGGCCCTGAGGATGATGTGCAACTTCTTGGCATCTTTCACAACAGAATTAACCAAGGCGCCGATCTCAACAACCCACTGGGCAACATCCAACTTCAGTACGAACATGGCGCTTTTGACCAACGCGCCGAACGAGCCGAGTCACCAAAGCCAGTTCACCAAGCCCCGCCCCCGGCCAAGTCAGGATTTACCAGAGATACGGGCTCTGACCTCATTGTAATATGTCCTGCTTGCAACGAGGAGCTGGCCTATGACCCCGAAATTCCGGTGAACGAGAGCCATCCAACGCGCAAGGGTAAGCGTCAACGTAGCGAGCACCACTTTTGGGCTCTAAAGGGATGTGGTCAT GTCTACTGCGAGGAATGTTTTGAGAACCGCAAGCCAGCAGCCAAACGTCCCAACAATCGGTTTCGACGCGACCTTGAGAGCAAACTTGTATGCGCGGTGGACGGCTGCGAGACTCTAGTTGCCAACAAGACGAGCTGGGTTGGAATCTATCTATGA
- a CDS encoding Putative U-box domain, Zinc finger, RING/FYVE/PHD-type, pre-mRNA-splicing factor 19, producing MLCAISGEAPQEPVASKKSGTIFEKRLIEKYIEENGTEPVTGEALTNDDLLPLTQSHIVRPRPPTLTSIPALLATFQNEWDALALETFNLKEQLARTREELATALYQHDAAVRVIARLSKERDEAREALSKVSVTAGATNGDAMTIDSAEGLPEEWIHKVNAKHQELSKGRKKRPVPEGWATSEDVASLVTVASTPAPVSNASSLALQGSYAAVGGRGGDAAIYSVEADSVERQVAVNEPVIDSVWTDNKLIFATSKGSVKVFEGGSEVASLSEHAGPVTSLSVHPTGDLLASVGSDKSIVFYDLHALKRISRTYADTALTSSAFHPDGHLFAAGTVTGDISLFMTTSLEVAAVFSLGAPVEALTFSENGFWLAATAKGQSSVTIFDLRKEGDAARVKTLETGGPVQSLAWDYTGQYLATAGAGGITVQQYIKSSKSWSEPLRTSVAALSVKWGADAKQLISVNEEGVVSVFGVKQE from the exons ATGCTGTGCGCAA TCTCTGGAGAAGCTCCCCAGGAGCCCGTCGCCTCGAAGAAGTCGG GCACCATTTTCGAGAAGCGCTTAATCGAGAAGTACATCGAGGAAAACGGAACCGAGCCCGTGACTGGAGAAGCTCTTACGAACGATGACCTGCTTCCCCTGACCCAATCGCATATTGTTCGACCTAGACCCCCGACGCTCACCTCGATTCCGGCCCTGCTTGCGACTTTCCAAAACGAGTGGGATGCTCTAGCTCTCGAGACATTCAACCTCAAGGAGCAGCTTGCGAGGACACGGGAGGAGCTCGCGACAGCCCTGTACCAGCatgatgccgccgtcagAGTCATTGCGCGCTTGTCGAAGGAGCGAGACGAAGCCAGAGAGGCGCTTTCCAAGGTCAGCGTCACCGCTGGAGCTACAAATGGAGACGCGATGACCATCGACTCGGCCGAGGGGCTTCCTGAGGAGTGGATTCACAAGGTCAACGCGAAGCACCAAGA ACTCTCCAAGGGCCGCAAGAAGCGCCCAGTTCCCGAAGGCTGGGCCACCTCCGAAGACGTTGCCTCGCTGGTCACTGTTGCTTCGACACCAGCACCGGTCTCCAACGCCTCCTCGCTCGCGCTTCAGGGAAGTTATGCGGCAGttggcggccggggcggcgacgctgcGATATACTCGGTCGAGGCGGACTCAGTCGAGCGTCAAGTCGCTGTCAATGAGCCGGTTATCGACTCTGTGTGGACGGACAACAAGCTGATCTTTGCCACGAGCAAGGGATCAGTCAAGGTCTTTGAGGGCGGCAGCGAAGTTGCATCACTTTCCGAGCACGCGGGACCTGTGACGTCCCTGAGCGTCCACCCTACTGGTGACCTTCTCGCGTCCGTCGGTTCAGATAAGAGCATCGTATTCTACGACCTCCACGCCCTGAAGAGGATCAGCCGCACGTATGCCGATACAG CTCTGACATCCTCGGCATTCCACCCCGACGGCCATCTCTTCGCGGCGGGCACTGTCACGGGTGACATCAGTCTGTTCATGACGACGAGCTTGGAGGTTGCAGCTGTTTTCAGCCTTGGCGCACCCGTCGAGGCTCTGACGTTCTCAGAAAATGGATTCTGGCTTGCGGCAACGGCCAAGGGTCAGAGCTCAGTTACGATCTTCGATCTGCGCAAGGAGGGAGATGCTGCCAGAGTCAAGACACTCGAGACCGGCGGGCCAGTCCAGTCCTTGGCCTGGGATTATACCGGACAGTATCTCGCCACTGCGGGTGCTGGCGGCATCACAGTGCAGCAGTACATCAAGAGCTCAAAGTCGTGGTCGGAACCTCTGAGAACGTCGGTTGCGGCGTTGTCGGTCAAGTGGGGTGCTGATGCCAAGCAGCTGATTTCTGTCAACGAGGAGGGTGTTGTTTCTGTGTTTGGAGTCAAACAGGAGTAA
- a CDS encoding Putative oxo-4-hydroxy-4-carboxy-5-ureidoimidazoline decarboxylase, protein MASLPNIDTLTHSSEEERTEILDALFEPSPAIHALILPSISAASFQSYDELITHCHKIFQTLIDDSAHKAELHSIISSHPRLGAKKVESAQSAVEQAQLQSGDATELAALNAEYEAKFPGLRYVVFVNGRGRPEIMANMRERISRGDLALEERAAVQAMCDIARDRAAKLQATSR, encoded by the exons ATGGCTTCTTTGCCCAATATTGACACTCTAACCCATTCGTCTGAAGAGGAGCGGACTGAGATCCTCGATGCCCTCTTTGAGCCGAGTCCAGCGATCCATGCACTCATCCTgccctccatctcggccgctTCGTTCCAATCTTACGACGAACTTATCACACACTGCCATAAAATCTTTCAAACGCTCATAGACGACTCTGCCCACAAGGCGGAACTACACTCTATCATCAGCTCACATCCTCGACTCGGTGCCAAGAAGGTGGAGAGCGCTCAgtccgccgtcgagcaggcgCAGCTACAGAGTGGAGATGCCACTGAGCTGGCTGCTCTGAACGCTGAGTACGAGGCCAAATTCCCCGGTCTGCGTTACGTCGTCTTTGTCAACGGCAGAGGACGTCCAGAAATCATGGCAAACATGCGCGAACGTATCTCACGAGGCGACTTGGCGCTGGAGGAGCGCGCTGCTGTACAA GCCATGTGCGACATTGCTAGAGATCGAGCTGCAAAGCTGCAGGCCACCTCGCGGTGA
- a CDS encoding Putative amine oxidase, FAD/NAD(P)-binding domain superfamily: MFKRSIMATTQTLDTIIIGAGWSGAVAARELATKGRKVLVLEARDRVGGRASTWVKGDVKVDVGCSWIHGYKEGNPARYIAQDLGVAAHLPKAAEGVVYGPSGRLSSSEADNLRASLGAAQASAKLPHPPPSPSASLASALFGDDSALTASSQKDLAAALARSLEIPLGLKLEKASLKWAGWETTNAFAGSDAAPEGGYEALVKKVIDDAKAKGAEVRLSTKIAGVSQSGDGVVVTDAQGNKFIATTAISTIPLGTLKTLPESTFNPALPPRLQEAIKGTHVGVLEKLLLQYSTAWWPEADSAGSYTFLPSSKKPLTGSSTPAEIFEASTLVCANFASPSLPGSSPTLLTYLSETPATALLRFDPNEVAAAYHKFLVSRFKPSSEPPQPSETSLTNWLTDEFSRGATTTPSIVSENGERSPLDFKELGRPVWDGKLGFAGEHTEMENRGSVAGAVISGYREAERVGRLLKLVEESAKL, from the exons ATGTTCAAGCGCAGCATCATGGCGACGACTCAAACTTTggacaccatcatcatcgggGCTGGCTGGTCcggtgccgttgccgcccGCGAACTCGCGACCAAGGGCCGCAAGGTGTTGGTGCTGGAGGCGAGAGACAGGGTCGGAGGGCGTGCAAGCACATGGGTGAAAGGAGACGTCAAAGTCGACGTCGGATGCAGCTGGATCCACGGCTACAAGGAGGGCAACCCGGCTAGATACATCGCGCAAGACCTTGGTGTT GCCGCGCATCTCCCCAAGGCTGCTGAGGGTGTAGTTTATGGCCCGAGTG GTCGTCTCTCTAGCTCAGAGGCTGACAACCTGCGCGCATCACTGGGGGCTGCCCAAGCATCTGCCAAGctccctcatcctcctccctcgccctctgCTTCACTCGCGTCGGCCCTCTTCGGCGACGATTCGGCACTGACCGCATCATCCCAAAAGGATTTGGCTGCCGCGCTTGCTCGCTCCCTCGAGATCCCTCTAGGACTCAAGCTTGAAAAGGCATCGTTGAAGTGGGCAGGATGGGAGACCACAAACGCCTTTGCCGGCTCTGATGCCGCCCCTGAGGGAGGCTACGAGGCCTTGGTCAAGAAGGTCATCGATGatgccaaggccaagggcgccgaggtgaGATTGAGCACAAAGATCGCTGGTGTTTCACAGAGCGGGGATGGAGTCGTCGTGACCGACGCCCAGGGCAACAAGTTCatcgcgacgacggccattTCCACCATCCCGCTTGGCACCCTCAAGACTCTCCCAGAGAGCACCTTCAACCctgccctcccccctcgtTTGCAGGAGGCGATCAAGGGCACCCACGTCGGCGTTCTGGAGAAGCTCCTTCTTCAATACTCAACAGCCTGGTGGCCCGAGGCCGACAGCGCGGGCTCGTACACTTTCTTGCCTTCCTCTAAGAAGCCTCTCACGGGTTCCTCGACCCCCGCTGAGATCTTTGAAGCATCTACCTTGGTCTGCGCCAACTTCGCCAGTCCATCCCTTCCTGGCTCCAGCCCAACCCTACTGACGTATCTTTCCGAAACCCCGGCAACCGCCCTTCTTCGCTTCGACCCCAACGAGGTTGCGGCAGCCTACCATAAGTTCCTCGTGTCCCGTTTCAAGCCTTCTTCTGAGCCTCCGCAACCAAGTGAGACCAGCTTGACGAACTGGTTGACTGACGAGTTCTCGCGCGGCGCCACGACGACACCGTCCATTGTCTCGGAGAACGGCGAGCGAAGTCCTCTCGACTTCAAGGAGCTAGGCAGGCCCGTATGGGACGGTAAGCTTGGGTTTGCCGGCGAGCACACTGAGATGGAAAACCGCGGAAGTGTTGCTGGCGCGGTCATCAGCGGCTATCGCGAGGCCGAGCGCGTCGGCAGACTCTTGAAGTTGGTCGAGGAGAGTGCGAAGTTGTGA
- a CDS encoding Putative acyl-CoA thioesterase, HotDog domain superfamily — protein MSKLLFNDVMALAPVPAPSNRVTITGGAVKRYMSLYPAWVPGSELVGGKGRGSKADPRAAYGGHVYCQAPLAASRAIKEEEPSGSGTQSGGFGLHAIQGVFSAAAKSDRPFVYEVSVLSTSRTFCSRLVTVRQPRETSKRNDYEDNFLAEDAETELGDVCFSCICTFKRPEEGRAISQEEPPQKRFANILATKSPREWPHAPAVDVEEIKAMFPDIGETTFPIVDMHKVDLTTYNEGRPVTERRELLLYRLKSPLPADDPNSHIAIHAFESDRNGLLMIGNHNGLGWNFGTAASLTYKFVVHVNADQAVMKDPSGPDDGWWIQEASFPRTGQGRGALMCKMWSPEGIHVATGYQDGIVRERRVEGDKLSERL, from the exons ATGTCTAAGCTTCTATTTAACGATGTCATGGCACTGGCACCGGTTCCGGCACCCTCCAACCGGGTGACCATCACTGGCGGAGCAGTCAAAAGGTACATGAGCCTGTATCCAGCCTGGGTGCCCGGGTCAGAACTCGTAGGTGGCAAAGGTCGCGGGTCCAAAGCCGACCCCCGGGCGGCCTATGGGGGGCATGTCTACTGCCAGGCGCCTCTAGCCGCAAGCCGCGCCATCAAAGAGGAAGAGCCCTCAGGGTCAGGGACCCAGTCAGGGGGGTTCGGGCTCCAC GCCATTCAAGGCGTATTTTCAGCCGCCGCAAAATCAGACAGGCCTTTTGTGTATGAGGTCTCTGTACTCTCGACCAGCCGGACGTTTTGCTCGAGGCTGGTGACAGTACGGCAACCTCGAGAAACGAGCAAAAGAAACGACTACGAAGACAACTTTCTGGCCGAAGACGCAGAGACTGAACTGGGCGATGTGTGCTTCAGCTGTATATGCACCTTCAAGCGaccagaagaaggccgggCCATATCTCAAGAAGAACCGCCGCAGAAACGCTTCGCCAATATTCTCGCAACCAAGTCTCCGAGGGAGTGGCCCCATGCACCGGCAGTTGACGTGGAAGAGATCAAGGCTATGTTTCCGGACATTGGCGAGACGACCTTTCCCATCGTTGACATGCACAAGGTCGACTTAACAACGTACAACGAGGGCAGGCCCGTGACAGAGAGGAGGGAGCTTCTTCTCTACCGTCTAAAGAGCCCGCTACCCGCTGACGACCCAAATTCGCATATCGCCATTCATGCATTCGAGTCTGATCGCAACGGTCTCCTGATGATAGGCAATCACAATGGCCTCGGGTGGAATTTTGGGACAGCGGCAAGCTTGACGTATAAGTTCGTCGTCCACGTCAACGCTGACCAGGCCGTGATGAAAGATCCTTCAGGTCCGGACGATGGCTGGTGGATTCAGGAGGCATCTTTTCCTCGCACTGGCCAGGGGCGAGGGGCCCTCATGTGTAAGATGTGGAGTCCTGAGGGTATTCATGTCGCTACTGGGTATCAGGATGGTATTgtcagagagagaagggtgGAAGGGGATAAGCTCAGCGAGCGGCTATAA
- a CDS encoding Putative cytochrome c oxidase, subunit Vb, which translates to MFLQRSAIMAARRAAVAPLARRTFATSMIRRDANPSTPAKPYKTIKEIQVEEDLTGPGAKAGTVPTDLEQSTGLERLEILGKMEGVDVFDMRPLDASRKGTVENPIPVRSAGEEQYLGCTGVPVDSHVTIWLTISRDRPIERCPECGSVYKMEYVGPTDDHHHDHHHGHGYEEPKTFADFVKPEYRYQ; encoded by the exons atgttCTTGCAACGctccgccatcatggccgcccGTCGGGCCGCCGTTGCTCCCCTCGCCAGACGCACTTTCGCGACTTCCATGATCCGCC GCGACGCCAACCCCTCTACCCCCGCCAAGCCCTACAAGACCATTAAGG AGAtccaggtcgaggaggacctcACCGGACCCGGTGCTAAGGCTGGCACCGTCCCTACCGACCTCGAGCAGTCCACCGGTCTCGAGCGTCTTGAGATTCTCGGAAAGatggagggcgtcgacgtcttcgacaTGCGCCCCCTCGACGCCTCCCGCAAGG GCACCGTCGAGAACCCTATTCCCGTCCGctccgccggcgaggagcagTACCTCGGCTGCACCGGTGTCCCCGTCGACTCCCACGTCACCATTTGGCTGACC ATCTCCCGCGACCGCCCTATCGAGCGCTGCCCCGAGTGCGGCTCCGTCTACAAGATGGAGTACGTCGGCCCCAccgacgaccaccaccacgaccaccaccacggccacggctACGAGGAGCCCAAGACTTTCGCCGACTTCGTCAAGCCCGAGTACCGATACCAATAG
- a CDS encoding Putative cytochrome cd1-nitrite reductase-like, hem d1 domain superfamily, protein MRFASVIAVAAMASAAVITRQAAPATPAKVLIGAPGTIAIADYDGKEFKVVANDSQPGTGPSWMAFKEPNLIYAVDENSNSTRLFNFDTATNELKLVQAANGSAGVVSLEFNADKTRLVGTSFGQGTVDVWDISEASSLKLLKQITLGGTLGPNKARQDQSRAHQAVLDPSGRFFAVSDLGTDSIVIIDSKDDAYEITSRNSVGTAGCGPRHGAWYPPKGDKATAYIVACELTNTLEVFSVSNNGSSISLTRTQEISTYGAAFPPANATTAAAGEIIVSGDGKDVYVSNRLTGNQTDSISHFKITPKAAQGGSPCKATSGGIALEFVEAISSGGQIPRMFSLSKDDKTLFSTNQQGEGAFGVLALNRAADAGKLTATAVASLPVTIFGPVGFGPQFVQQIV, encoded by the exons ATGCGCTTCGCTTCAGTCATTGCCGTGGCTGCTATGGCCTCAGCGGCAGTCATCACCCGACAGGCTGCTCCTGCCACGCCTGCCAAGGTTCTGATCGGTGCTCCTGGCACGATCGCAATCGCCGACTACGACGGCAAGGAGTTCAAAGTTGTTGCCAACGACTCCCAGCCTGGCACTGGCCCCAGCTGGATGGCATTCAAAGAGCCAAACCTCATCTACGCTGTAGATGAGAACTCCAACAGCACTCGCCTGTTCAAC TTCGACACGGCTACAAACGAGCTCAAACTCGTCCAGGCTGCTAACGGATCGGCTGGTGTTGTCTCCCTCGAGTTCAACGCCGACAAGACCCGTCTCGTCGGCACCTCCTT TGGTCAGGGCACTGTAGACGTCTGGGATATCTCTGAGGCGAGCTCTCTCAAGCTCTTGAAGCAGATCACTTTGGGTGGAACTCTCGGTCCCAACAAGGCTCGTCAGGACCAGTCTCGCGCACACCAGGCCGTTCTCGACCCCTCTGGCCGTTTCTTCGCCGTCAGCGACCTCGGCACCGACAGCATTGTTATCATTGACTCCAAGGATGATGCGTACGAGATCACGTCTCGCAACAGCGTCGGCACTGCTGGCTGCGGTCCCCGTCACGGCGCCTGGTACCCTCCTAAGGGCGACAAGGCCACGGCTTACATCGTCGCCTGCGAGCTGACCAACACGCTCGAagtcttctccgtctcgaaCAACGGttcctccatctccctcactCGAACCCAGGAGATAAGCACGTACGGTGCGGCCTTCCCTCCTGCCAatgccaccaccgccgcggcTGGCGAGATCATCGTCTCGGGTGACGGCAAGGACGTCTACGTCTCCAACCGCCTTACAGGCAACCAGACAGACTCGATCTCCCACTTCAAGATCACGCCAAAGGCAGCCCAGGGCGGCTCTCCGTGCAAGGCCACCAGTGGCGGCATCGCACTCGAGTTCGTCGAGGCCATCTCTTCCGGCGGCCAAATCCCCCGCATGTTCAGCCTGTCCAAGGATGACAAGACGCTCTTCTCGACGAATCagcagggcgagggcgcctTCGGCGTGTTGGCGCTCAACCGTGCCGCCGACGCAGGCAAGCTCACTGCTACCGCCGTCGCGTCGCTCCCCGTCACGATCTTCGGCCCAGTGGGATTCGGTCCCCAGTTCGTGCAGCAGATTGTTTAG
- a CDS encoding Putative NAD(P)-binding domain, NAD(P)-binding domain superfamily: MSEIRTIAFFGASGGCGLAALKHALAADRTCIALCRNPSKLTDVLPPAQYPNLIVRQGNAHDAAKVGACLVDPADPARLVDAVSSSIGSPLDVARMTVEDPDVCKNGAAALLAALETLRARGVRGRPRLVVVSTTGISGHGRDVPLLQVPMYHILLRVPHADKRAAERVVAASGEDFTFVRPAFLSDGAVPDRAVRVGVEDPEKGVESKAVGYGISREDVGRWIFENVLRDGGRVYVRKAVTITW, translated from the coding sequence ATGTCCGAGATCAGGACCATTGCCTTCTTCGGCGCCTCGGGCGGCTGCggtctcgccgccctcaaacacgccctcgccgccgaccggACCTGCATCGCCCTGTGCCGCAACCCCTCCAAGCTCACCGACGTTCTGCCCCCCGCCCAGTACCCGAACCTCATCGTCAGGCAAGGGAACGCgcacgacgccgccaaagtcggcgcgtgcctcgtcgacccggccgacCCCGcgcggctcgtcgacgccgtgaGCTCCAGCATCGGCAGCccgctcgacgtcgcccggATGACGGTGGAGGACCCGGACGTGTGTAAGaacggcgccgcggcgctgctggcggcgcttgAGACGCTCAGGGCGCGAGGGGTGCGCGGCCGGCCGCGGCTGGTCGTGGTATCGACGACGGGCATCTCGGGGCACGGGCGGGACGTGCCGCTTCTGCAGGTGCCCATGTACCACATCTTGCTGAGGGTGCCTCACGCCGACAAGAGGGCGGCAGAGCGTgtggtggcggcgagcgGCGAGGATTTTACGTTTGTGCGGCCCGCGTTCCtgagcgacggcgccgtgccgGATCGGGCTGTTCgcgtgggcgtcgaggacccgGAGAAGGGGGTTGAGAGCAAGGCCGTTGGGTACGGCATCTCGAGGGAGGATGTTGGGCGGTGGATCTTTGAGAACGTGTTGAGGGACGGCGGGAGGGTGTATGTGAGGAAGGCCGTGACTATTACTTGGTGA